Proteins encoded together in one Variovorax paradoxus EPS window:
- a CDS encoding SPW repeat protein — protein MKQVKHWQDPVNAVAGAWLIVSPWVLGFQGISPAMWTMVATGIVLGAVALGATFVPKQWEEWTEVALAVWLAASPWLVGFAAMETAMVNAVLVAALILVLALWVLVTDKDYLGSSLNRPAH, from the coding sequence ATGAAGCAAGTGAAGCATTGGCAAGACCCCGTCAACGCCGTCGCCGGCGCCTGGCTGATCGTCTCGCCCTGGGTCTTGGGCTTTCAGGGCATCTCGCCCGCCATGTGGACCATGGTGGCGACCGGCATCGTGCTGGGCGCCGTGGCACTGGGCGCGACCTTCGTGCCCAAGCAATGGGAAGAGTGGACCGAAGTGGCCCTCGCGGTGTGGCTTGCCGCATCGCCTTGGCTGGTCGGTTTCGCCGCGATGGAAACGGCGATGGTCAACGCGGTGCTCGTGGCCGCGCTGATCCTGGTGCTCGCCCTCTGGGTGCTGGTGACCGACAAGGACTACCTTGGCAGCTCGCTGAACCGTCCGGCGCATTGA
- a CDS encoding efflux transporter outer membrane subunit, protein MNASPTSSSVTPEKSQPFTLSLSKRRAGLRQAQPERFVLRLGVLALAAVLAGCAVGPAYKVPTSVASTAWKEQKTAEGWLPAAPADALDRGEWWKLFADPTLDELAGRVQVSNQNIAAAVANYTQAQALVRGERAALFPSVSFSGSGRRSGNVNSNSDTASPSNSFSASLNASWTPDVWGRLREAVSSAQANAQASEADLAAARLSAIGDLATNYFSLREADAEIVLLDETIAGYQRAFEITGNRYAAGIAAQTDVLQAQTQLVNAKADRVGLTRTRATLEHAIAMLVGVAPADFTLPAAKWTPTVPGVPTGVPSTLLQRRPDIAAAERSVASANAQIGIARAAYFPNIPLTASVGSTNASRVKDLFSSANTLWSLGFSVAQVVFDAGAIGASVDAAKAGHEAAVARYRQTVLTAFQAVEDQLTTGATLAQQEGFRREATLAADKTEQQLLNRYRAAQVSYTEVVTAQAAALNARRALVQLQVNRQASAIALIQAMGGGWQADWMSNNPDGTAATAQQQQPTVPRAQ, encoded by the coding sequence ATGAACGCATCGCCTACTTCATCTTCTGTGACGCCCGAAAAGAGCCAACCGTTCACGCTGAGCCTGTCGAAGCGCCGCGCAGGGCTTCGACAGGCTCAGCCCGAACGGTTTGTGCTCAGGCTCGGCGTGCTGGCCCTCGCCGCCGTGCTCGCAGGCTGCGCGGTCGGACCGGCCTACAAGGTGCCGACCTCCGTGGCGTCCACCGCATGGAAGGAGCAGAAGACCGCCGAAGGCTGGCTGCCCGCCGCACCGGCCGATGCGCTGGACCGCGGCGAGTGGTGGAAGCTCTTCGCCGACCCCACGCTCGACGAACTGGCCGGCCGCGTGCAGGTGTCGAACCAGAACATCGCCGCCGCCGTGGCCAACTACACGCAGGCCCAGGCGCTGGTGCGCGGCGAGCGCGCGGCGCTGTTCCCCTCGGTGTCGTTCAGCGGCAGCGGACGTCGCAGCGGCAACGTGAACAGCAACAGCGATACCGCCAGCCCGTCGAACAGTTTCTCCGCCTCGCTGAACGCGAGCTGGACGCCCGACGTCTGGGGGCGCCTGCGCGAAGCGGTGAGCAGCGCGCAAGCCAATGCGCAAGCGAGCGAGGCCGACCTCGCGGCGGCGCGGCTCTCGGCCATCGGCGACCTCGCGACCAACTACTTCTCGCTGCGCGAGGCCGATGCCGAGATCGTGCTGCTCGACGAAACCATCGCGGGCTACCAGCGCGCCTTCGAGATCACGGGCAACCGCTATGCGGCCGGCATCGCCGCGCAGACCGACGTGCTGCAGGCGCAAACGCAACTGGTCAATGCCAAGGCCGACCGCGTGGGCCTTACGCGCACGCGCGCCACGCTCGAACATGCCATCGCGATGCTGGTGGGCGTGGCACCCGCCGACTTCACCTTGCCGGCCGCGAAATGGACACCCACGGTGCCTGGTGTGCCGACTGGCGTGCCTTCGACGCTGCTGCAGCGCCGCCCCGACATTGCGGCGGCGGAGCGCTCGGTTGCGTCCGCCAATGCGCAGATCGGCATCGCACGCGCCGCCTACTTCCCGAACATCCCGCTGACCGCATCGGTCGGCAGCACCAATGCGAGCCGCGTGAAGGACCTGTTCAGTTCGGCCAACACGCTGTGGTCGCTCGGCTTCTCCGTGGCGCAGGTGGTGTTCGATGCGGGCGCGATCGGCGCGAGCGTCGATGCCGCGAAGGCCGGCCACGAAGCTGCCGTGGCGCGCTACCGCCAGACGGTGCTCACTGCATTCCAGGCGGTCGAAGACCAGTTGACGACGGGCGCCACGCTTGCGCAGCAAGAGGGCTTCCGCCGCGAAGCGACGCTCGCGGCCGACAAGACCGAGCAGCAGTTGCTCAACCGCTATCGCGCGGCGCAGGTGAGCTACACCGAGGTGGTGACGGCGCAGGCCGCTGCCCTCAACGCGCGGCGCGCGCTGGTGCAGCTGCAGGTCAACCGCCAGGCTTCGGCGATCGCGCTCATCCAGGCGATGGGCGGTGGCTGGCAGGCCGACTGGATGAGCAACAACCCGGACGGCACCGCGGCCACGGCGCAGCAACAACAACCCACCGTCCCTCGCGCGCAATAA
- a CDS encoding efflux RND transporter permease subunit, producing the protein MNLSLPFVRRPIGTVLLTIGIALAGIAAFFVLPVSPLPQVDYPVISVRASIPGASPETMATSVATPLERHLGTIAGVNEMTSTSSVGSSRVTLQFDLSRNIDGAAREVQAAINASRVDLPATLRSNPTYRKANPAASPVIILALTSKTKTPGQIYDAVSNIVSQRLSQVDGVGDVEIGGGSLPAVRIELLPFALNRYGISTEDVRAAIQASNANRPKGMVQGDGRKLQIYTQTPALRASDYASMVVAWRNGAAVRLQDVAEVIDGVEDTRTLGLFNGEPAIIILITRQPSANIIETVDSVRALLPELQAQLPPDVTLQVASDSTNSIRGSLHEVELTLVISVLLVVLVVSLFLRSVRATIVPAVATVVALLGTFGVMHLLGFSLNNLSLMALTVATGFVVDDAIVVLENTSRHIESGMSRMKAALLGAKEVGFTVLSISVSLVAVFIPLLFMGGQVGRLFREFAITLSAAVMISLVISLTTTPMMCAWLLKPGGEHDKNKPQGRLGRMAARSYDWVLKRYEYSLDWALDSKALVMLILVAVVGLNVYLFSAAPKGFFPQQDSGQLNGGLRADQSISSQALAAKLRQVVDIIRKDPAVDTVIGFTGGSRAGGGFMFVNLKPANQRTESGLAVIARLRPQLNEVTGLRVFLGTVQDVRSGGRSSNSTYQYTLKSDNLADLRTWATKLSDELKLQPLLTDVDTDQDQNGVETVAKVDPDSARRLGLTSTAIDNALYNAFGQRQVATIYTELNQYHVVMEWAPRYTRSPNSLSDVYVPATRTSVIGGQTVTTQVAATATTTSTTGGAASTATAASTTVPVSANAGLRGASTGNVLSNTPTTLVPLSAVAKFEEQSVATSVSHDDGELATTISFNLAEGANLGDAREAIAKAEANIAMPTNVRGAFAGTAASAQQSQGQQFMLILAALVVIYIVLGILYESLVHPITVLSTLPSAGVGAVLALLMFRMEFSIIALIGVFLLIGIVKKNAILIIDFALEAERSRGLTPLEAVREACLLRFRPILMTTLAAALGALPLAIGFGEGAELRRPLGVAIIGGLIASQLLTLLTTPVVYLLLDKLRRRGKNEHELSRVTPA; encoded by the coding sequence ATGAATCTATCGCTCCCCTTCGTCAGAAGACCCATAGGCACAGTCCTGCTGACCATCGGCATAGCCCTGGCCGGCATAGCAGCCTTCTTCGTGCTGCCCGTATCGCCACTGCCGCAGGTCGACTACCCAGTCATCTCCGTAAGAGCCTCGATTCCGGGAGCAAGCCCCGAAACGATGGCAACGAGTGTCGCGACGCCTTTAGAGCGCCACCTAGGCACCATCGCAGGCGTCAACGAAATGACGTCCACGAGCTCCGTAGGCTCCTCCCGCGTAACCCTCCAATTCGACCTGAGCCGCAACATCGACGGCGCGGCAAGAGAGGTCCAAGCCGCCATCAACGCCAGCCGAGTCGACCTGCCGGCGACCCTCAGAAGCAACCCAACCTATCGCAAGGCCAACCCGGCCGCCTCGCCCGTCATCATCCTGGCCCTCACGTCCAAGACGAAGACCCCAGGCCAGATCTACGACGCGGTATCGAACATCGTGAGCCAACGCCTCTCGCAAGTAGACGGCGTAGGCGACGTCGAAATCGGCGGCGGCTCGCTCCCCGCCGTGCGCATCGAACTGCTCCCGTTCGCGCTCAACCGCTACGGCATCAGCACCGAAGACGTGCGCGCCGCCATCCAGGCCTCCAACGCCAACCGCCCCAAGGGCATGGTCCAGGGCGATGGCCGCAAGCTGCAGATCTACACGCAGACGCCGGCCCTGCGCGCCAGCGACTACGCCTCGATGGTCGTGGCCTGGCGCAACGGCGCGGCGGTGCGGCTGCAGGACGTGGCCGAGGTCATCGACGGCGTGGAAGACACGCGCACGCTGGGCCTCTTCAACGGCGAACCGGCGATCATCATCCTCATCACGCGGCAGCCCTCGGCCAACATCATCGAGACCGTCGACAGCGTGCGCGCATTGCTGCCCGAACTGCAGGCGCAGTTGCCGCCCGACGTGACGCTGCAGGTCGCCTCGGACAGCACCAATTCCATCCGCGGATCGCTGCACGAGGTCGAGCTCACGCTGGTCATTTCGGTGCTGCTCGTGGTGCTGGTGGTCAGCCTGTTCCTTCGCAGCGTGCGGGCGACCATCGTGCCGGCCGTGGCCACGGTGGTGGCGCTGCTGGGCACTTTCGGCGTGATGCACCTGCTGGGCTTCAGCCTCAACAACCTGAGCCTGATGGCGCTCACGGTGGCGACCGGCTTCGTGGTGGACGACGCCATCGTGGTGCTGGAGAACACCAGCCGGCACATCGAGTCGGGCATGTCGCGCATGAAGGCGGCGCTGCTGGGCGCCAAGGAAGTGGGCTTCACCGTGCTGTCGATCAGCGTGTCGCTGGTGGCGGTGTTCATTCCGCTGCTTTTCATGGGCGGTCAGGTGGGGCGGCTGTTCCGCGAGTTCGCGATCACGCTGTCGGCGGCGGTGATGATTTCGCTGGTCATCTCGCTGACCACCACGCCGATGATGTGCGCGTGGCTGCTCAAGCCCGGCGGCGAGCACGACAAGAACAAGCCGCAAGGACGCCTGGGGCGCATGGCCGCGCGCAGCTACGACTGGGTGCTCAAGCGCTACGAATACAGCCTCGACTGGGCGCTGGACAGCAAGGCGTTGGTCATGCTGATCCTGGTGGCGGTGGTGGGGCTGAACGTCTATCTCTTCAGCGCCGCTCCCAAGGGGTTCTTTCCGCAGCAGGACAGCGGCCAGCTCAACGGGGGGCTGCGCGCCGACCAGAGCATTTCGTCGCAGGCGCTGGCGGCCAAGCTGCGACAGGTGGTCGACATCATCCGCAAGGACCCGGCGGTCGACACGGTGATCGGCTTCACCGGCGGCTCGCGTGCGGGCGGCGGCTTCATGTTCGTCAACCTGAAGCCGGCCAACCAGCGCACCGAAAGCGGCCTGGCCGTCATCGCGCGCCTGCGGCCCCAGCTCAACGAGGTGACAGGCCTTCGCGTGTTCCTCGGCACGGTGCAGGACGTGCGCTCGGGCGGGCGCTCGAGCAACTCGACCTACCAGTACACGCTCAAGAGCGACAACCTCGCGGATCTGCGCACCTGGGCCACGAAGCTGTCGGACGAACTGAAGCTGCAGCCGCTGCTCACCGACGTGGACACCGACCAGGACCAGAACGGCGTGGAGACGGTGGCCAAGGTCGACCCCGACAGCGCACGGCGCCTGGGCCTCACCTCCACCGCCATCGACAACGCGCTCTACAACGCCTTCGGCCAGCGGCAGGTGGCGACCATCTACACCGAGCTCAACCAGTACCACGTGGTGATGGAGTGGGCGCCGCGCTACACGCGCAGCCCCAATTCGCTGAGCGACGTGTACGTGCCGGCCACCAGGACGTCGGTGATCGGCGGGCAGACGGTGACCACGCAGGTCGCGGCGACGGCCACCACCACTTCGACCACCGGCGGCGCCGCATCGACTGCCACCGCCGCGAGCACCACGGTGCCCGTGTCGGCCAACGCGGGCCTGCGCGGCGCATCGACCGGCAATGTGCTGAGCAACACGCCCACCACGCTGGTGCCGCTGTCGGCGGTGGCGAAGTTCGAGGAGCAATCGGTCGCCACCTCGGTGAGCCACGACGACGGCGAACTCGCGACCACGATCTCGTTCAACCTCGCCGAGGGCGCGAACCTCGGCGATGCGCGCGAGGCCATCGCCAAGGCCGAGGCCAACATCGCGATGCCGACCAACGTGCGCGGCGCCTTCGCCGGTACTGCCGCCAGCGCGCAGCAGTCGCAGGGCCAGCAGTTCATGCTGATCCTGGCCGCGCTGGTCGTGATCTACATCGTGCTGGGCATCCTGTACGAAAGCCTGGTGCATCCGATCACCGTGCTGTCGACGCTGCCTTCGGCCGGCGTGGGCGCGGTGCTGGCACTGCTGATGTTCCGCATGGAGTTCTCGATCATTGCGCTGATCGGTGTGTTCCTCCTGATCGGCATCGTGAAGAAGAACGCCATCCTGATCATCGACTTCGCGCTGGAGGCCGAGCGCTCGCGCGGGCTCACGCCACTGGAGGCGGTGCGCGAGGCATGCCTGCTGCGCTTCAGGCCCATCCTGATGACGACGCTGGCCGCCGCGCTGGGCGCACTGCCGCTGGCCATTGGTTTCGGCGAGGGCGCGGAGCTGCGCCGGCCGCTGGGCGTGGCCATCATCGGCGGGCTGATCGCGAGCCAGTTGCTCACCTTGCTGACAACGCCGGTCGTCTATCTCCTGCTCGACAAGCTGCGCCGCCGTGGCAAGAACGAACACGAGCTGAGCCGGGTCACGCCCGCTTGA
- a CDS encoding efflux RND transporter permease subunit, with the protein MSPSRPFILRPVATSLLMVAIVLAGMVGFRFLPLSALPQVDYPTIQVQTLYPGASPEVMSNTVTAPLERQFGQMSGLDRMSSTSAAGVSIITLQFSLGQTLDVAEQEVQAAINAGGSLLPADLPAPPVYAKVNPADAPVLTLAITSDTLPLTEVQNLVNTRLAQKISQVSGVGLVSLSGGQRPAVRIQANTQALAANGIGLDTLRTAISAANSNGAKGSFDGPKRAYTINSNDQLLTVEDYKNLIVSYKNGAPIRMVDVAQVVNSAENTQLGAWAGTKTAEGGESAEPKLTPAIILNVQRQPGANVIATVNAIKKQLPELQAGFPAGLKIEVLSDRTAGIRASVQHVEMELVLAVVLVVLVIFAFLGSLRATVIASIAVPISLIGTLGLMYLLGYSLNNLSLMALTIATGFVVDDAIVMIENIARYIEEGEKPLQAAFKGATQIGFTIISLTVSLIAVLIPLLFMGDVVGRLFREFAVTLAITILISAVVSLTLVPMMSARWLKHEPKKEPGGTGFGARAQRFFDGVMVRYDRSLHWVIDHQPLTLLVALLTMVLTVVLYLTIPKGLFPTQDTGQLQARIQAAQDVSFDRMAQLQLQAARAVLEDPDVENLSSFVGVDAANNTMLHTGSMLINLKGSHDSQQEVMDRLRERVRQVAGVTLYLQPTQDLTIDAETGPTEYRVSLEGVNSALITEWMQKLVAKLQESDKVRNVSSDAGAQGLAAFVNVNRDTAARLSITASTVDDALYSAFGQRIVSTIFTETNQYRVILEARPGMVNTPQTLGQLNLIAGSGTATPLAAIADISEQPAPLQITHVAQYPASTLNFDTAPGVSLGQSVDAIRAAAKEIGMPGSVTMTFLGASGAYERSLSNQLWLILAAVVCVYIVLGVLYESYVHPLTILSTLPSAGVGALLALMLTGNDLGVIGIIGIILLIGIVKKNAIMMIDFAIDAERTGGLSPREAIHQAALLRFRPILMTTLAALFAAVPLMLSFGEGAELRRPLGLAIFGGLIVSQLLTLFTTPVIYLAFDRLGGGSSRRAAVEEEAA; encoded by the coding sequence ATGAGTCCCTCACGCCCCTTCATCCTGCGACCGGTGGCGACCTCGCTGCTGATGGTCGCGATCGTGCTGGCCGGCATGGTCGGGTTCCGTTTCCTGCCGCTGTCGGCGCTGCCGCAGGTCGACTACCCGACCATCCAGGTGCAGACGCTCTACCCCGGCGCCAGCCCCGAGGTGATGAGCAACACCGTCACCGCGCCGCTGGAGCGCCAGTTCGGCCAGATGTCGGGCCTGGACCGCATGAGTTCGACCAGCGCGGCGGGCGTGTCGATCATCACGCTGCAGTTCTCGCTCGGCCAGACGCTCGACGTGGCCGAGCAGGAAGTGCAGGCCGCCATCAACGCCGGCGGCTCGCTGCTCCCGGCAGATCTGCCCGCGCCGCCGGTGTACGCCAAGGTCAACCCGGCCGACGCGCCGGTGCTCACACTCGCCATCACTTCCGATACGCTGCCGCTCACCGAGGTGCAGAACCTCGTGAACACCCGGCTCGCGCAGAAGATCAGCCAGGTCTCGGGCGTGGGGCTGGTGTCGCTCAGCGGCGGGCAGCGCCCGGCCGTGCGCATCCAGGCCAACACGCAGGCGCTCGCGGCCAACGGCATCGGGCTCGATACGCTGCGCACCGCCATCAGCGCTGCCAATTCGAATGGCGCGAAGGGCAGCTTCGACGGCCCCAAGCGCGCCTACACCATCAATTCCAATGACCAGCTGCTCACGGTCGAGGACTACAAGAACCTCATCGTCAGCTACAAGAACGGCGCGCCGATCCGCATGGTCGATGTGGCGCAGGTGGTCAACAGCGCCGAGAACACGCAGCTAGGCGCGTGGGCGGGGACCAAGACCGCCGAGGGTGGCGAAAGCGCCGAACCCAAGCTCACGCCCGCCATCATCCTGAACGTGCAGCGCCAGCCCGGCGCGAACGTGATCGCCACCGTCAACGCCATCAAGAAGCAGCTGCCCGAGCTGCAGGCGGGCTTTCCTGCGGGCCTGAAGATCGAGGTGCTGAGCGACCGCACCGCCGGCATCCGCGCCTCGGTGCAGCACGTGGAGATGGAACTGGTGCTGGCCGTGGTGCTGGTTGTGCTTGTGATCTTCGCGTTCCTCGGCAGCCTGCGCGCCACCGTCATCGCGAGCATCGCGGTGCCGATCTCGCTCATCGGCACGCTGGGCTTGATGTACCTCCTGGGCTACAGCCTCAACAACCTGAGCCTGATGGCGCTGACCATCGCCACCGGCTTCGTGGTGGACGACGCGATCGTGATGATCGAGAACATCGCCCGCTATATCGAGGAGGGCGAAAAGCCGCTGCAGGCCGCGTTCAAGGGCGCGACGCAGATCGGCTTCACCATCATCTCTTTGACGGTGTCGCTCATCGCAGTGCTGATTCCGCTGCTCTTCATGGGCGATGTGGTCGGGCGCCTGTTCCGCGAGTTCGCGGTGACGCTGGCGATCACGATCCTGATCTCGGCGGTGGTCTCGCTCACGCTGGTGCCGATGATGTCGGCGCGCTGGCTCAAGCACGAGCCCAAGAAGGAGCCCGGCGGCACGGGTTTCGGCGCACGCGCGCAGCGTTTCTTCGACGGCGTGATGGTGCGCTACGACCGCTCGCTGCACTGGGTGATCGACCACCAGCCGCTCACGCTGCTGGTCGCGCTGCTCACCATGGTGCTCACGGTGGTGCTGTACCTCACGATCCCCAAGGGCCTGTTTCCCACGCAGGACACCGGCCAATTGCAGGCGCGCATCCAGGCGGCGCAGGATGTGTCGTTCGATCGCATGGCGCAGCTGCAGCTGCAGGCGGCGCGTGCGGTTCTCGAAGACCCCGACGTGGAGAACCTCAGTTCCTTCGTCGGCGTCGATGCCGCCAACAACACCATGCTGCACACCGGCAGCATGCTCATCAACCTGAAGGGCAGCCACGACAGCCAGCAGGAAGTGATGGACCGGTTGCGCGAGCGCGTGCGGCAGGTGGCCGGCGTCACGCTGTACCTGCAGCCCACGCAGGACCTGACCATCGACGCCGAGACCGGCCCGACCGAATACCGTGTGTCCCTCGAAGGCGTGAACAGCGCGCTCATCACCGAGTGGATGCAGAAGCTGGTGGCGAAGCTGCAGGAGTCGGACAAGGTGCGCAATGTGAGCAGCGATGCCGGCGCGCAGGGGCTCGCTGCATTCGTCAACGTGAACCGCGACACCGCGGCGCGGCTGTCGATCACCGCGAGCACGGTGGACGATGCGCTCTACAGCGCCTTCGGCCAGCGCATCGTGTCGACCATTTTTACCGAGACGAACCAGTACCGCGTGATTCTCGAAGCACGGCCCGGCATGGTGAACACGCCGCAGACGCTGGGGCAGCTGAACCTGATCGCCGGATCGGGCACGGCGACGCCGCTCGCCGCAATCGCAGACATCTCCGAGCAGCCGGCGCCCTTGCAGATCACGCACGTGGCGCAGTACCCGGCGAGCACCTTGAACTTCGACACCGCGCCCGGCGTGTCGCTGGGCCAGTCGGTCGATGCGATTCGGGCGGCGGCCAAGGAGATCGGGATGCCGGGGAGCGTGACGATGACTTTCCTTGGCGCATCGGGGGCTTACGAGCGGTCGCTGTCGAATCAGCTGTGGCTGATTCTTGCGGCGGTTGTTTGCGTGTACATCGTGCTGGGGGTGCTGTACGAGAGCTATGTGCATCCGTTGACGATCTTGTCGACGTTGCCTTCTGCCGGGGTTGGGGCGCTGCTTGCCCTGATGCTGACTGGCAATGATCTGGGGGTGATTGGGATCATCGGGATCATCTTGCTGATCGGCATCGTGAAGAAGAACGCGATCATGATGATTGACTTTGCGATCGATGCGGAGCGGACGGGAGGGTTGTCGCCTCGGGAGGCGATTCACCAGGCTGCACTGCTGCGATTTCGGCCTATCTTGATGACGACTTTGGCTGCTCTTTTTGCTGCCGTGCCGTTGATGTTGAGTTTTGGTGAAGGCGCTGAATTGCGGCGGCCGCTCGGGCTTGCGATCTTTGGCGGGTTGATCGTTAGCCAGCTGCTGACTCTGTTCACTACGCCTGTTATCTATTTGGCGTTTGATCGGCTTGGGGGAGGCAGTTCGCGTCGGGCTGCGGTTGAGGAGGAAGCGGCTTGA
- a CDS encoding efflux RND transporter periplasmic adaptor subunit: MDPKTPPEPLPPIVSPTHPPAQRRRWLGWLLTLALLVALGGGAWYLIQRSKAPAAGPGGPGGPGAGRPGGGPGGRGGGGASANTVGVATARQADIPVQLEALGTVTPLANVTVQPQVSGVLTEVLFKEGQMVKKGDVLATIDPAPFQNALAQASGARQRDEAQLAAARVTLQRYQTLLTQDSIARQDVDTQAALVKQLEGTVAIDRANEGTAKLNLTWSRITAPVSGRIGLRPVDAGNYISTGTTGGVAVITQIAPIDVEFSVPQDRVPEVQERLAQGAQLEATAFDRTRTRQLAKGMFSTLDNLVDTQTGTVKSKARFSNADGALFPNQFVNLRLLLRTVSSAVVVPVTALRHGPNGDYVYVINEDNTVSQRPVTRGESSVDNVAVMSGLKAGEQVVTEGGDRLKDGARVQTQADRPATPASGAAAGTHRRRQGGGNGAGAKAGGQAPAAATAPAPGTAAAPAAGAAATPPAAAAAPAPAAAAKLPTAEQRQRMLDSAKDNPEQLERRKRFLEALDKGDPAALERWQRMSERQGKTE; encoded by the coding sequence ATGGACCCCAAAACTCCCCCCGAGCCCCTGCCGCCCATCGTGTCGCCGACACATCCTCCGGCACAGAGGCGGCGCTGGTTGGGGTGGTTGCTGACCCTGGCGCTGCTGGTGGCCCTGGGAGGCGGTGCCTGGTATCTGATTCAGCGGTCGAAAGCCCCCGCGGCGGGACCGGGCGGTCCCGGTGGTCCAGGTGCCGGGCGTCCGGGCGGCGGGCCGGGCGGACGAGGCGGCGGCGGGGCGTCCGCCAACACGGTCGGCGTCGCCACCGCGCGGCAGGCCGACATTCCGGTGCAGCTCGAGGCGCTGGGCACGGTCACTCCGCTGGCCAACGTCACCGTGCAGCCGCAGGTCTCGGGCGTGCTCACCGAGGTGCTCTTCAAGGAAGGGCAGATGGTCAAGAAGGGCGACGTGCTCGCCACCATCGATCCGGCACCGTTCCAGAACGCGCTGGCGCAGGCCTCGGGTGCACGCCAGCGCGACGAGGCCCAGCTGGCCGCCGCGCGCGTCACCTTGCAGCGCTACCAGACGCTGCTGACCCAGGACTCCATCGCGCGGCAGGATGTCGACACGCAGGCCGCGTTGGTGAAGCAACTCGAAGGCACTGTCGCGATCGATCGCGCCAATGAAGGCACGGCCAAGCTCAACCTCACCTGGAGCCGCATCACCGCGCCGGTGAGCGGACGCATCGGCCTCCGGCCGGTGGACGCGGGCAACTACATCTCGACCGGCACCACGGGCGGCGTGGCGGTCATCACGCAGATCGCGCCCATCGACGTCGAGTTCTCCGTGCCACAAGACCGCGTGCCCGAAGTGCAGGAGCGTCTTGCGCAGGGCGCGCAGCTCGAGGCCACGGCCTTCGACCGCACCCGCACCCGCCAGCTCGCCAAGGGCATGTTCTCCACGCTCGACAACCTGGTCGACACGCAGACCGGCACCGTCAAATCGAAGGCGCGCTTCTCGAACGCCGACGGCGCGCTGTTCCCGAATCAGTTCGTCAACCTGCGGCTCCTGCTGCGCACCGTCAGCAGTGCCGTCGTGGTGCCGGTGACGGCGCTGCGCCACGGGCCCAACGGCGACTACGTCTACGTGATCAACGAAGACAACACGGTGTCGCAGCGCCCCGTGACGCGCGGCGAATCGAGCGTGGACAACGTGGCCGTCATGTCGGGCCTGAAGGCCGGTGAGCAGGTCGTGACCGAAGGCGGCGACCGATTGAAGGACGGCGCGCGCGTGCAGACCCAGGCCGACCGGCCGGCCACCCCGGCTTCGGGCGCCGCGGCGGGCACCCACCGGCGCCGCCAAGGTGGCGGCAACGGTGCGGGCGCGAAGGCGGGAGGCCAGGCGCCTGCCGCAGCCACCGCGCCGGCACCCGGAACCGCCGCCGCCCCAGCCGCCGGTGCAGCCGCAACGCCACCGGCCGCTGCGGCAGCGCCGGCGCCTGCAGCCGCAGCCAAGCTTCCCACCGCCGAGCAGCGCCAGCGCATGCTCGATTCGGCCAAGGACAACCCCGAACAGCTCGAGCGCCGCAAGCGTTTCCTCGAAGCGCTCGACAAGGGCGATCCGGCGGCGCTGGAGCGCTGGCAGCGCATGTCGGAACGTCAGGGAAAAACGGAATGA
- a CDS encoding DUF6622 family protein, translating into MLLQILLHTPKWVFAVFVLLVWLGAKQLLSNSVSLSRVTLMPILMGGLSVFGVISAFGDSLGALLGWAAAAAVLIALVLQRPLPATTRYDAANRQFHLAGSAVPLALMMGIFCTKYVVGVALAMHPELRHQAVFALAIPTLYGAFSGIFAARAVRLWKLAIATDAVATGVGAA; encoded by the coding sequence ATGCTGCTGCAGATCCTTCTTCACACACCCAAGTGGGTGTTCGCCGTCTTCGTGCTGCTCGTCTGGCTCGGCGCCAAGCAATTGCTGTCGAACAGCGTGAGCCTCAGCCGGGTCACGCTGATGCCCATCCTCATGGGCGGCCTGTCGGTCTTCGGCGTGATCTCGGCCTTTGGCGATTCACTGGGCGCCCTGCTCGGCTGGGCGGCGGCAGCGGCGGTGCTGATCGCGCTGGTGCTGCAGCGCCCGCTGCCGGCCACCACCCGCTACGACGCGGCGAACCGCCAGTTCCACCTGGCCGGCAGCGCCGTGCCGCTCGCGCTGATGATGGGCATCTTCTGCACCAAGTACGTGGTGGGTGTGGCGCTGGCCATGCACCCCGAGCTGCGCCACCAGGCGGTCTTCGCCCTTGCGATCCCCACGCTGTACGGCGCCTTCAGCGGCATCTTCGCGGCCCGTGCCGTGCGCCTGTGGAAGCTGGCCATCGCCACCGACGCTGTCGCCACCGGCGTCGGCGCGGCCTAA